A genomic window from Etheostoma spectabile isolate EspeVRDwgs_2016 chromosome 13, UIUC_Espe_1.0, whole genome shotgun sequence includes:
- the LOC116700043 gene encoding uncharacterized protein LOC116700043 — MEEEREEQAESTQNGTTSTQVDTPTQSWSEENREPQNFQEPEDNDQAESAACDGELVPSQDGGEDLCISDAETLPQETLIATNTQDDADCHPLSPLPTEEELTPPSVSSHPSNRTQNRPFEPCWYCLRSLDSEYRPETPEQEDSAPLSPSPSSGKKVSYQTDPRPHFGVACSSHSTCHPLWGSEGPAWGQRNQEVPDQTHTCPHCHLGLPPDTLRWHEAKCLLFEEQRDSKK; from the exons ATGGAGGAAGAAAGGGAGGAACAGGCAGAGAGCACCCAGAA TGGGACAACTTCTACCCAGGTTGACACACCGACTCAGAGCTGGAGTGAGGAGAACAGAGAGCCCCAAAACTTCCAGGAACCGGAGGACAACGACCAGGCCGAGAGTGCAGCCTGTGATGGAGAGTTAGTGCCCAGTCAG GACGGGGGGGAGGATCTATGTATCAGTGACGCGGAGACCTTACCACAGGAGACTCTCAtagccacaaacacacaggacgATGCTGACTGCCACCCATTGTCCCCCCTGCCAACAGAGGAAGAGTTGACCCCCCCTTCAGTGTCATCTCATCCCTCCAACAGAACACAGA ATCGCCCATTTGAACCCTGCTGGTATTGCCTGAGATCTCTTGACTCAGAGTATCGTCCTGAAACTCCTGAACAG GAAGACTCGGCTCCTTTGTCACCGTCGCCCTCTAGTGGCAAGAAAGTGAGCTATCAGACAGACCCTCGACCTCACTTTGGCGTAGCTTGTTCCTCCCACTCCACATGCCACCCCCTGTGGGGCAGTGAGGGTCCCGCCTGGGGACAAAGGAACCAGGAAGTGCCTGATCAGACACACACCTGCCCCCATTGCCATCTGGGCCTGCCCCCTGACACACTGCGCTGGCATGAG GCAAAGTGTCTCCTGTTTGAAGAGCAGAGGGACTCAAAGAAATAA